A DNA window from Actinokineospora baliensis contains the following coding sequences:
- a CDS encoding acyl-CoA thioesterase, translated as MTRAYLYHHRVTFDETNLVGNVYFTNYLHWQGHCREHFLADHAPDVIDALRTGDLALVTVSCAMNYYTECYAFDHIEVAMRLSAQAANRITMTFTFTRDNTTIATGSQTIACMRRTPTGMEPVHPPPTLRTALADYS; from the coding sequence GTGACCCGCGCCTACCTCTACCACCACCGCGTCACCTTCGACGAAACCAACCTGGTAGGCAACGTCTACTTCACCAACTACCTGCACTGGCAAGGCCACTGCCGAGAACACTTCCTAGCCGACCACGCCCCGGATGTCATCGATGCCCTCCGCACCGGCGACCTGGCCCTGGTCACAGTGTCCTGCGCCATGAACTACTACACCGAGTGCTACGCCTTCGACCACATCGAAGTAGCCATGCGCCTGTCGGCTCAAGCCGCCAACAGAATCACCATGACCTTCACCTTCACCCGCGACAACACCACAATCGCCACAGGCAGCCAAACCATAGCCTGCATGCGCCGAACCCCCACCGGGATGGAACCAGTCCACCCACCCCCCACCCTCCGCACCGCCCTAGCCGACTACAGCTAG
- a CDS encoding crotonobetainyl-CoA--carnitine CoA-transferase: protein MVDLRVVAEEYLSRRFPRADPTYRRPVLRLDAEFCRRVARHHDQAPAFGAGTEGAYRALWEEDLQQYQAIRDAGVVVRPWRAAGQPYPDSRTLIDQVGRTGVLWLYLTRSGHGCADTDGHPMRQPSGVVEDGESLCHNDILRVVHDLFGHVALRAGFGPRGEFTATGGHLRLYPERASPALFTEQIGQICWYFYGDHLATGPRRYPEQKVFLYPQAVLDEFRGLLQPAR from the coding sequence GTGGTCGATCTGCGCGTGGTGGCCGAGGAGTACCTGAGCCGCCGGTTCCCGCGTGCCGACCCGACGTACCGGCGTCCGGTGTTGCGGCTGGATGCGGAGTTCTGCCGCAGGGTGGCGCGGCATCACGACCAGGCGCCCGCGTTCGGCGCGGGGACAGAAGGTGCGTACCGGGCGTTGTGGGAGGAAGACCTCCAGCAGTACCAGGCGATTCGTGACGCGGGTGTGGTCGTGCGGCCGTGGCGTGCGGCGGGGCAGCCGTATCCGGATTCGCGGACGTTGATCGACCAAGTGGGTCGCACCGGTGTGCTGTGGCTGTACTTGACCCGCTCGGGGCATGGCTGTGCGGACACTGACGGGCATCCGATGCGTCAGCCGTCCGGGGTGGTTGAGGACGGGGAATCGTTGTGCCACAACGACATCCTGCGAGTGGTGCACGACCTGTTCGGTCACGTCGCGTTGCGCGCCGGGTTCGGTCCGCGCGGCGAGTTCACCGCCACCGGAGGGCACCTGCGGCTGTACCCGGAACGTGCGTCGCCCGCGTTGTTCACCGAGCAGATCGGGCAGATCTGCTGGTACTTCTACGGAGACCACCTCGCAACCGGGCCGAGGCGTTACCCGGAACAGAAGGTCTTCCTTTACCCGCAGGCGGTTCTGGACGAGTTCCGCGGCCTGCTCCAACCCGCGCGCTGA
- a CDS encoding aminotransferase class V-fold PLP-dependent enzyme, which translates to MEAGLRARSWDEIRSLFALPPDAVHLNTGTVGAMPHEVLDAVDRVTREWTGGLLDVYPPGLYPEHRATIAKAYGVDQDEMVITHNATEGMARVIHGLDLRAGDEVVTTSHECYSVLSNLNLLRHRHGVVVNTITLPTGHDVRAEEVIARFEAAITPRTKVLAFAGITLFTGTMLPIRALCELAHRHGLTTVIDGALMAGMLDCDFRALGADFISCSGSKFQCGPLGTGLLYVRNKVHAEHNPLPLPTFWPIISTWYPMQGTPPPRSTTSVESCNIGDFLQSAGSASIARGAALARACELWDEIGRDRIERRVFELAEHARARLTERFGTAAMYSPGADERLRSPLIAFHPLRDPADAWNVKKIAEFVSRLESEHRIWTRWTEFDVEGSPHQHYAARLCTHLFNDHAEIDRAVEVMGRLAERMS; encoded by the coding sequence ATGGAGGCGGGCCTGCGCGCCCGCTCGTGGGACGAGATCCGCTCCCTGTTCGCCCTCCCCCCCGACGCGGTGCACCTCAACACCGGCACGGTGGGCGCGATGCCGCACGAGGTCCTGGACGCGGTGGACCGGGTCACCCGGGAGTGGACCGGCGGGCTGCTCGACGTCTACCCGCCCGGCCTCTACCCCGAGCACCGGGCGACGATCGCCAAGGCGTACGGGGTCGACCAGGACGAGATGGTCATCACGCACAACGCCACCGAGGGCATGGCCAGGGTGATCCACGGGCTCGACCTGCGCGCGGGCGACGAGGTCGTGACCACCAGCCACGAGTGCTACTCGGTGCTGTCGAACCTGAACCTGCTGCGGCACCGGCACGGCGTGGTGGTCAACACCATCACCCTGCCCACCGGGCACGACGTGCGAGCTGAGGAGGTGATCGCCCGGTTCGAGGCCGCGATCACCCCGCGCACCAAGGTGCTGGCCTTCGCCGGGATCACCCTGTTCACCGGCACGATGCTGCCGATCAGGGCGCTGTGCGAGCTGGCGCACCGGCACGGGTTGACCACGGTGATCGACGGCGCGCTGATGGCCGGGATGCTCGACTGCGACTTCCGGGCGCTGGGCGCGGACTTCATCTCCTGCTCCGGGTCGAAGTTCCAGTGCGGGCCGCTGGGCACCGGGTTGCTGTACGTGCGCAACAAGGTCCACGCCGAGCACAACCCGCTGCCGCTGCCGACGTTCTGGCCGATCATCTCCACGTGGTACCCGATGCAGGGCACGCCGCCGCCGCGCAGCACGACGTCGGTGGAGAGTTGCAACATCGGCGATTTCCTGCAGAGCGCGGGCAGCGCCAGCATCGCCAGGGGCGCGGCGCTGGCGAGGGCGTGCGAGCTGTGGGACGAGATCGGCCGCGACCGCATCGAGCGCCGGGTGTTCGAGCTCGCCGAGCATGCCAGGGCCCGGTTGACCGAGCGGTTCGGCACGGCGGCGATGTACTCCCCCGGCGCCGACGAGCGGCTGCGGTCCCCGCTGATCGCTTTCCACCCGCTGCGCGACCCGGCCGACGCGTGGAACGTCAAGAAGATCGCCGAGTTCGTCTCCCGGCTGGAGTCCGAGCACCGGATCTGGACCCGCTGGACCGAGTTCGACGTCGAGGGCTCGCCGCACCAGCACTACGCGGCGCGGCTGTGCACGCACCTGTTCAACGACCACGCCGAGATCGACCGGGCCGTCGAGGTCATGGGTCGGCTCGCCGAGCGGATGTCGTGA
- a CDS encoding DddA-like double-stranded DNA deaminase toxin: protein MISEHAARLATLGDAVDRVHASVVALANNVTRVLIDVERILGDNARARAINHALGNAEHHLRDLDDLLDQLTERLHGIAQHHTAGPASAKTTPDRPVASASTDWVNQVRAELPANIVAADQREPGMPTPKTHGRWVAEDGVVHAEASGKDDKYSAAVDFFRSQPGSRVPLRAPDVEMKLAIHMRLSGITAATLVINHVPCDRGPWSCDRMVPAILPRGYTLTVHGAGGFHKTYQGKATP, encoded by the coding sequence GTGATCAGCGAGCACGCTGCCCGCCTAGCCACGCTCGGCGACGCGGTCGACCGCGTCCATGCCTCGGTAGTTGCGTTGGCCAACAACGTGACCAGGGTTCTGATCGACGTCGAACGCATCCTGGGTGACAACGCACGAGCCAGAGCGATCAACCACGCGCTGGGCAATGCCGAGCACCATCTCCGGGACCTCGATGACCTGCTCGATCAGCTCACTGAACGCCTTCACGGTATCGCCCAGCACCACACCGCTGGACCGGCTTCGGCCAAGACCACCCCAGACAGGCCCGTCGCATCGGCTTCCACGGACTGGGTCAACCAGGTCCGCGCGGAGCTGCCCGCCAACATCGTCGCCGCTGACCAGCGCGAGCCCGGGATGCCGACCCCCAAGACCCACGGTCGATGGGTCGCCGAGGACGGTGTCGTCCACGCTGAGGCCAGCGGCAAGGACGACAAGTACAGCGCCGCCGTGGACTTCTTCCGCTCCCAACCAGGCAGTCGAGTCCCGCTGCGCGCACCGGACGTCGAGATGAAGCTGGCCATCCATATGAGACTCAGCGGGATAACCGCGGCCACCCTGGTGATCAATCATGTCCCCTGCGACCGGGGCCCCTGGTCCTGCGACAGAATGGTCCCCGCCATCCTGCCCCGCGGCTACACTCTCACCGTTCACGGCGCCGGTGGCTTCCACAAGACCTACCAGGGAAAGGCGACCCCATGA
- a CDS encoding SAM-dependent methyltransferase: protein MSEQVIDQVGEYYDDIGELVELVGGNLHVGYWESDEDRTPFLEAMQRLTFEVGARLELTRGQHLLDVGCGVGEPAVRLAQRYAVAITGITVSHWQVAESARRVIAAGLRGHVHTRYADAADQPFPDAAFDAALAFDSLPSAQDKSRWLAEVHRVLRPGGRFVFTEYPRTADLTDDERAILTANTIHTPPATLAESTALAEAAGFRILAAEDWSDRVRRTYDEFFAALTTQGPALAEEYGADRIAMFTTGITTMFSLCQAKIGYHVITCTKPA, encoded by the coding sequence ATGTCGGAACAGGTCATCGACCAGGTCGGCGAGTACTACGACGACATCGGCGAACTCGTCGAGCTGGTCGGCGGCAACCTGCACGTCGGCTACTGGGAGTCCGATGAGGACCGCACTCCGTTCCTGGAAGCCATGCAGCGCCTCACCTTCGAGGTCGGCGCCCGCCTCGAGCTCACCAGGGGCCAGCACCTGCTCGACGTCGGCTGCGGCGTCGGCGAACCCGCGGTGCGCCTGGCCCAGCGGTACGCGGTGGCGATCACCGGGATCACCGTCAGCCACTGGCAGGTCGCCGAGTCCGCCCGCCGCGTCATCGCCGCCGGACTGCGCGGGCACGTCCACACCCGCTACGCCGACGCCGCCGACCAGCCCTTCCCCGACGCCGCCTTCGACGCGGCACTGGCCTTCGACTCACTGCCCAGCGCCCAGGACAAGTCCCGCTGGCTCGCCGAGGTCCACCGCGTCCTACGCCCCGGCGGCCGGTTCGTGTTCACCGAGTACCCCCGCACCGCCGACCTCACCGACGACGAACGCGCGATCCTCACCGCCAACACCATCCACACCCCACCGGCCACCCTCGCCGAGTCCACCGCCCTGGCCGAAGCCGCCGGGTTCCGCATCCTGGCCGCCGAAGACTGGAGCGACCGAGTCCGCCGCACCTACGACGAGTTCTTCGCCGCCCTCACCACCCAAGGCCCCGCCCTGGCCGAGGAGTACGGCGCCGATCGAATCGCCATGTTCACCACCGGCATCACCACCATGTTCTCCCTCTGCCAAGCCAAGATCGGCTACCACGTCATCACCTGCACCAAGCCCGCCTGA
- a CDS encoding winged helix-turn-helix transcriptional regulator, with amino-acid sequence MSQGNEMAGKRDYGQFCGLAAGLNIIGERWTLLLVRELLVSALRFNELLDNLPGIGPNLLAERLRTLAEHGLVEQLAVPGDGRAKQYRLTERGQQLRGPVLGLARWGMQFLSVDDRDGGEVRAEWGIIAVQAMVDTGRVPEVDETYEFRVGDETFGVFVVGGAVRFVPGPADAQVVVSSDPDTFIQIGAGMVSPFDALAAGQIKLEGPPGSIRRCTKMLGLT; translated from the coding sequence GTGAGCCAGGGGAACGAGATGGCGGGCAAGCGCGACTACGGGCAGTTCTGCGGGTTGGCCGCCGGGCTGAACATCATCGGCGAGCGGTGGACCCTGTTGCTGGTCCGCGAGCTGCTGGTGAGCGCGCTGCGGTTCAACGAACTGCTCGACAACCTGCCCGGCATCGGCCCCAACCTGCTCGCCGAGCGGCTGCGCACCCTCGCCGAGCACGGCCTGGTCGAGCAGCTCGCGGTACCCGGTGACGGCCGCGCCAAGCAGTACCGGCTCACGGAACGTGGCCAGCAGTTGCGCGGCCCGGTGCTCGGGCTGGCCCGATGGGGCATGCAGTTCCTCTCCGTCGACGACCGCGACGGCGGTGAGGTGCGGGCGGAGTGGGGGATCATCGCGGTGCAGGCCATGGTCGACACCGGCCGGGTGCCCGAGGTGGACGAGACCTACGAGTTCCGCGTCGGCGACGAGACCTTCGGCGTTTTCGTCGTGGGCGGCGCAGTGCGGTTCGTGCCGGGCCCGGCTGACGCGCAGGTCGTGGTCTCCAGCGACCCGGACACGTTCATCCAGATCGGGGCGGGGATGGTGAGCCCGTTCGACGCGCTCGCCGCCGGGCAGATCAAGCTCGAAGGGCCGCCGGGATCGATTCGCCGGTGCACCAAGATGCTCGGCCTGACGTGA
- a CDS encoding ABC transporter substrate-binding protein, whose translation MGHLRLRAGTDLPEPVAAHRHPLAALTRLHTRQLFTYRSDAAPGSWQSVAPVPDLATAVPSIYNAGLGARGTSYVIHLRPDARWDVDRPVTTRDVVRGLKRLCTPFHTSTALPYFLSTIRGMAAYRDGHPSSLRTAADLAEHANTHDIAGVLALDERTLVIELDHPAPDLIDILALPCASPVPIEYDAFLPDSAEARAALRSTGPYRLAGVVDGVLRFEPNPFWRPESDPVRGRSAELVTVDPGDTAADIDLTAEGEPRVALQGVQYLTANTGGPLGDHTARLAIAGTLDRIADTIIPPGNDGHQPGSTRSRGALPAPLSLTLAHLDTDAGCAARVTAGLTAAGMTVHSRPMTHEQHQRALTGDHSGWDLLLATWFPDWAHDNARVFLLPLLLGDPAGTALAHSALAAMDDPARSVPALIAAQEHALSAATVIPLRYCAPPAPPGVAVLTALGGLPDLTAVAASLPSPRPESTGSPLSEVR comes from the coding sequence ATGGGACACCTGCGCCTGCGGGCGGGTACCGACCTGCCCGAACCGGTCGCCGCGCACCGCCACCCGCTGGCGGCGCTGACCCGGCTGCACACCCGGCAGCTGTTCACCTACCGCTCCGACGCCGCCCCGGGCAGTTGGCAGTCGGTGGCCCCGGTGCCGGACCTGGCCACCGCGGTCCCGTCGATCTACAACGCGGGGCTCGGGGCGCGCGGCACCTCGTACGTGATCCACCTGCGCCCGGACGCCCGCTGGGACGTCGACCGCCCGGTCACCACACGCGATGTGGTGCGTGGCCTCAAGCGGCTGTGCACGCCGTTCCACACCTCGACCGCGCTGCCGTACTTCCTGTCCACGATCCGCGGCATGGCCGCCTACCGCGACGGTCACCCGTCGTCGCTGCGCACCGCGGCGGACCTGGCCGAGCACGCCAACACCCACGACATCGCCGGGGTGCTGGCGCTGGACGAGCGGACACTGGTCATCGAGCTGGACCACCCGGCGCCGGACCTGATCGACATCCTCGCGCTGCCGTGCGCGTCGCCGGTCCCGATCGAGTACGACGCGTTCCTGCCCGACAGTGCCGAGGCCCGCGCGGCGTTGCGGTCCACGGGTCCGTACCGGCTGGCCGGGGTGGTCGACGGTGTCCTGCGGTTCGAGCCGAACCCGTTCTGGCGCCCCGAGTCCGATCCGGTTCGCGGCAGGTCCGCCGAGCTGGTCACGGTGGACCCCGGTGATACCGCCGCCGACATCGACCTGACCGCCGAGGGCGAGCCACGTGTTGCCCTGCAGGGCGTGCAGTACCTGACCGCCAACACCGGCGGCCCGCTCGGCGACCACACCGCCAGGCTCGCCATCGCCGGCACCCTCGACCGCATCGCCGACACGATCATCCCGCCGGGCAACGACGGTCACCAGCCGGGCAGTACCAGGTCCCGCGGTGCTCTGCCCGCGCCGTTGTCACTGACCTTGGCGCACTTGGACACCGACGCGGGCTGCGCGGCCCGGGTGACGGCGGGGTTGACCGCGGCGGGCATGACTGTCCACTCGCGACCGATGACGCACGAGCAGCACCAGCGAGCCTTGACCGGCGACCACTCGGGCTGGGACCTGCTGCTCGCCACCTGGTTTCCCGATTGGGCGCACGACAACGCGCGCGTGTTCCTGCTCCCGCTGCTGCTGGGCGACCCCGCGGGCACCGCGCTGGCGCATTCCGCGCTCGCCGCCATGGACGACCCAGCTCGCTCGGTTCCCGCGCTGATAGCCGCTCAAGAGCACGCATTGTCCGCGGCGACCGTGATCCCCCTGCGGTACTGCGCTCCCCCGGCGCCGCCCGGTGTCGCCGTGCTCACCGCGCTCGGCGGCCTGCCCGACCTCACCGCAGTCGCCGCGTCCCTTCCGTCGCCCCGCCCCGAAAGCACTGGAAGCCCCCTTAGCGAGGTGCGCTGA
- a CDS encoding cytochrome P450, producing MTVTDVLTPAIAPGAVPVLGHALLMKRAPREFLLSLQDTDPVIGIRLGRQTVYVINDPALIRTALRDPDTFGKGGPITERFRAMFGNGLGISDGDLHRRQRALMQPAFSHSRIVGYAALITEEAQRRFGGWRDGERVEVHRELADLALTNLTRAMFAADTGVDADLFREATATVLNGLYLRVMDPTGLLARLPVPANRRYRAAERYLRGVIDGVIATYRAAPVDRGDLLSILVLAEDGGMSDAQLHDEVMTIFIAGAESIANTLAWACHEVAAHPEVEAKLCAEADRVLAGRAAAYVDLASLTYTKQVISETLRLRTQGWALSRTTTRETTIGGYAIPANAAIMYSPHALNHNPALHHDPSRFDPDRWSIDNAKALPRGAYIPFGTGNHTCIGEPFALTEMTLTLASIAARWRLEPVPGHTPRPKVALTMPVDALPMVPRRRFEV from the coding sequence GTGACCGTGACGGACGTGCTGACCCCCGCCATCGCCCCCGGCGCGGTCCCGGTGCTCGGCCACGCCCTTCTGATGAAGCGCGCGCCCCGCGAGTTCCTGCTCTCGCTGCAGGACACCGACCCGGTGATCGGGATCCGGCTCGGCAGGCAGACGGTGTACGTGATCAACGACCCCGCGCTGATCAGGACCGCGCTGCGCGACCCGGACACCTTCGGCAAGGGCGGTCCGATCACCGAGCGGTTCCGGGCGATGTTCGGCAACGGCCTCGGCATCTCCGACGGGGATCTGCACCGCAGGCAGCGGGCGCTGATGCAGCCCGCGTTCAGCCACTCCCGGATCGTGGGATACGCGGCGCTGATCACCGAGGAGGCCCAGCGGCGCTTCGGCGGCTGGCGCGACGGGGAGCGCGTGGAGGTGCACCGGGAGTTGGCCGACCTGGCGCTGACCAACCTGACCAGGGCGATGTTCGCCGCCGACACCGGTGTCGACGCCGACCTGTTCCGCGAGGCGACCGCCACCGTGCTCAACGGCCTGTACCTGCGGGTGATGGACCCGACCGGCCTGCTGGCCAGGCTGCCGGTGCCCGCCAACCGCCGCTACCGGGCGGCCGAGCGGTACCTGCGCGGGGTCATCGACGGCGTGATCGCGACCTACCGGGCGGCCCCGGTCGACCGGGGTGACCTGCTGTCGATCCTGGTGCTGGCCGAGGACGGGGGGATGTCGGACGCGCAGCTGCACGACGAGGTCATGACGATCTTCATCGCGGGCGCCGAGAGCATCGCCAACACGCTGGCCTGGGCCTGCCACGAGGTCGCCGCGCACCCCGAGGTGGAGGCCAAGCTGTGCGCGGAGGCCGACCGGGTGCTGGCCGGGCGCGCCGCGGCCTACGTCGACCTGGCCAGCCTGACCTACACCAAGCAGGTGATCAGCGAAACCCTGCGCCTGCGCACCCAGGGATGGGCGTTGAGCCGCACCACCACCCGCGAGACCACCATCGGCGGCTACGCGATCCCAGCGAACGCGGCGATCATGTACAGCCCGCACGCGCTCAACCACAACCCCGCCCTGCACCACGACCCCAGCCGGTTCGACCCGGACCGCTGGTCGATCGACAACGCCAAGGCCCTCCCCCGCGGCGCCTACATCCCGTTCGGCACCGGCAACCACACCTGCATCGGCGAGCCGTTCGCCCTCACCGAGATGACCTTGACCCTCGCCTCCATCGCGGCCCGCTGGCGCCTGGAACCGGTGCCGGGACACACCCCGCGACCGAAGGTGGCCCTGACCATGCCCGTCGACGCCCTGCCGATGGTGCCCCGCCGCCGCTTCGAGGTCTGA
- a CDS encoding Imm1 family immunity protein, translating into MTLVAHYSPTDDADGIVLATVDGVDAFVERLHRDSLQYRARLLAQLYVDGDTTDTAPEIGLGIDHDRALLSYSGHEHTGLWVTTTGSDQPSDQHDLTFDFMGNATEFPAHALLPLDVVRRALHDLLTTGGQRPTTLDWASLA; encoded by the coding sequence ATGACGTTGGTGGCCCACTACTCCCCCACCGACGATGCCGACGGGATCGTCCTGGCCACCGTGGACGGCGTGGATGCCTTCGTCGAGCGGCTGCACCGGGACTCGCTCCAGTACCGGGCACGCCTGCTGGCGCAGCTCTATGTCGATGGCGACACCACCGACACGGCGCCTGAGATCGGCCTGGGAATCGACCACGACCGAGCTCTGCTCTCCTACAGCGGCCACGAGCACACCGGTCTGTGGGTCACCACCACAGGCAGCGATCAGCCCTCAGACCAGCACGACCTGACCTTCGACTTCATGGGCAACGCCACTGAGTTCCCCGCGCACGCCCTGCTCCCCCTCGACGTCGTCCGCCGCGCCCTGCACGACCTGCTCACGACCGGCGGGCAACGACCCACGACACTCGACTGGGCCTCACTAGCCTGA
- a CDS encoding DUF899 family protein: MSDDNAVTMWPKGASEEYIAARVELDRLEHALHAEVHRLAALRRDLPPGPVLDEYVFEEGPLDLGLPSPITETSLRALFGDHDLLVVYHMMYHPGEDEVCPMCSLWVDGFHGVSRHILQHAAFAVIAKAPIAEIRGWARRRGWDGLRLLSSFDNSFNTDTGAETDTGDQLPMVSVFRREGDQVRHFYTQRANFMDNAEGGFDQLNPIWHLLDITPTGRGDWYAANTYAGRLRGNLAP, from the coding sequence GTGAGCGACGACAACGCGGTGACCATGTGGCCCAAGGGCGCGAGCGAGGAGTACATCGCCGCCCGCGTCGAACTCGACCGCCTCGAACACGCCCTGCACGCCGAGGTCCACCGCCTCGCCGCGCTGCGCCGCGACCTGCCGCCGGGCCCGGTCCTCGACGAGTACGTGTTCGAGGAGGGACCGCTCGACCTGGGCCTGCCGTCGCCGATCACCGAGACCAGCCTGCGCGCGCTGTTCGGCGACCACGACCTGCTCGTTGTCTACCACATGATGTACCACCCGGGTGAGGACGAGGTCTGCCCGATGTGCTCCCTGTGGGTCGACGGCTTCCACGGCGTCTCCCGGCACATCCTGCAGCACGCGGCGTTCGCCGTGATCGCCAAAGCCCCGATCGCCGAGATCCGCGGCTGGGCCCGCCGCCGCGGCTGGGACGGCCTGCGCCTGCTGTCAAGCTTCGACAACTCCTTCAACACCGACACCGGCGCCGAAACCGACACCGGCGACCAACTCCCCATGGTCAGCGTCTTCCGCCGCGAAGGCGACCAGGTCCGCCACTTCTACACCCAACGAGCCAACTTCATGGACAACGCCGAGGGCGGCTTCGACCAGCTCAACCCCATCTGGCACCTCCTGGACATAACCCCCACCGGCCGCGGCGACTGGTACGCCGCCAACACCTACGCGGGCCGCCTCCGCGGCAACCTCGCCCCGTAG